The Polymorphobacter megasporae genome window below encodes:
- a CDS encoding SOS response-associated peptidase family protein, which produces MLKIPLSFPEGLPNLPATDSIRITDPAAIVRLRDSAHQLVQRRWSWVAGPAGGAGDRKGGGSSAGGKAGAGKGGGRPVYNYRSEGRRFGNAADGSHGRCLIPLDGFYEFTDPAPGAKRKTKWLFTMRDGAEERGLFCVAGLWRAVGESVGGGGVGDGAPPAATEAWTMLTCEPGPDIAPYHSRQIVLMPRDRWADWLGGVVPAADLIAPTPAGTLTVAQVG; this is translated from the coding sequence ATGCTCAAGATCCCCCTCAGCTTTCCCGAGGGGCTGCCGAATCTGCCCGCGACTGACAGCATCCGCATCACCGACCCCGCCGCAATCGTCCGGCTCCGCGACAGCGCGCACCAGCTCGTCCAGCGGCGGTGGAGCTGGGTGGCGGGCCCGGCGGGCGGCGCGGGTGACAGAAAGGGCGGCGGTAGCAGCGCGGGGGGCAAGGCGGGGGCCGGCAAGGGGGGCGGCAGGCCGGTGTATAATTACCGCTCCGAGGGGCGGCGGTTCGGCAATGCGGCGGATGGATCGCACGGGCGCTGCCTGATCCCGCTCGACGGCTTCTACGAATTCACCGACCCCGCCCCCGGAGCCAAGCGCAAGACGAAGTGGCTGTTCACGATGCGCGACGGGGCGGAGGAGCGGGGGTTGTTCTGCGTCGCGGGGCTGTGGCGGGCGGTTGGCGAGAGCGTTGGCGGCGGGGGCGTCGGTGACGGGGCTCCGCCCGCCGCGACCGAGGCGTGGACGATGCTGACGTGCGAGCCCGGCCCCGACATCGCGCCATATCATTCGCGCCAGATCGTGTTGATGCCGCGCGATCGCTGGGCCGACTGGCTCGGCGGCGTGGTTCCCGCCGCCGACCTCATCGCGCCGACTCCCGCGGGGACGCTGACGGTTGCGCAGGTCGGCTAG
- a CDS encoding KAP family P-loop NTPase fold protein, protein MRLNYSLPEAEIEKAFIDGSDTLGQRDLALRLTSLFKNLEHGTVSIFDGKWGSGKTTFVKSWLALLRSRGFPTIYFDAFGYDYIASPYDAVASTFIRASKEAGKTGDPIYANFLSRAAKVGKAVAGAGVKIGVKVATLGIISAAEIEHLSDMKDDIAEALGDASDDAVASALEKHAENENSFKAFREALTSLPKLLSEPRPDGTALPLIVVIDELDRCRPDFALGVIETLKHFFRSDSIHFILVTNKSHLALSVAHRYGVSSASEEYLEKFFDFVISYGLSYSKYDADAIRSFIGHLRAKLLGTNPYGHDIETYIREISIAFRLSLRQIESLFSSVVLANAASNDREFRPTVLIAFLCALKILKPSLYLKARDGTLSYLDINEFFNQGLWDSNFNYSYVLESFKFFLDPSIDTSDPKWRGLQQGYSQFNLEPLNTIRYLCRSVLDRFGDPSAL, encoded by the coding sequence ATGCGGCTAAATTATTCATTGCCTGAGGCTGAGATCGAAAAGGCTTTTATCGATGGATCTGATACCCTAGGGCAACGAGACTTGGCCCTTCGGTTGACGTCGTTGTTTAAGAACCTTGAGCACGGCACCGTATCAATCTTTGATGGAAAGTGGGGCAGCGGCAAAACGACCTTCGTCAAATCGTGGTTAGCATTGCTACGATCGAGAGGTTTTCCAACAATTTACTTTGATGCTTTTGGTTATGACTATATTGCCAGTCCTTATGATGCAGTAGCATCGACTTTTATTAGAGCTAGCAAAGAGGCTGGAAAGACCGGTGATCCTATCTATGCGAACTTTCTTTCGCGTGCAGCGAAAGTAGGTAAAGCGGTAGCAGGCGCAGGTGTAAAAATTGGCGTGAAGGTTGCAACTCTTGGCATAATCAGCGCCGCCGAAATTGAACATCTTTCCGACATGAAGGATGATATCGCAGAAGCGTTGGGAGATGCTTCTGACGATGCGGTAGCATCCGCACTTGAGAAGCACGCAGAAAATGAAAATAGTTTTAAAGCGTTTCGTGAGGCGCTTACTTCCCTGCCCAAGCTTTTATCCGAACCGCGACCAGACGGCACTGCTTTACCACTGATAGTCGTAATCGATGAACTCGATCGATGTCGGCCTGATTTTGCGCTTGGCGTAATTGAAACCTTAAAGCACTTTTTCCGTTCTGATTCAATTCACTTTATATTAGTTACAAATAAAAGTCACTTAGCACTATCTGTTGCACATCGTTACGGAGTTAGTAGCGCGTCAGAAGAGTATTTAGAGAAGTTTTTTGACTTTGTCATAAGTTATGGCCTTAGCTATAGCAAATATGATGCTGACGCGATTAGATCATTTATCGGTCATCTTCGTGCAAAACTTCTTGGCACAAATCCATATGGGCATGACATTGAGACTTATATTCGCGAGATTTCAATCGCATTCCGTCTCTCGCTGCGACAAATCGAGTCCTTATTTTCGTCAGTGGTGCTGGCTAATGCCGCCTCGAATGACCGAGAATTTAGGCCGACAGTCCTAATAGCATTTCTCTGTGCGCTTAAGATTTTGAAGCCAAGTCTATATTTGAAGGCAAGAGACGGAACACTTAGCTATCTCGATATCAACGAGTTCTTTAATCAAGGTTTGTGGGATTCCAATTTTAACTATTCTTACGTTCTTGAGTCATTTAAATTCTTTTTAGATCCCAGTATCGACACTAGTGATCCAAAGTGGAGAGGTCTGCAGCAAGGATATAGTCAATTTAACCTAGAGCCGCTAAATACTATAAGGTATCTTTGCAGATCAGTTTTAGACCGCTTTGGCGATCCGTCTGCTCTTTAG
- the gatC gene encoding Asp-tRNA(Asn)/Glu-tRNA(Gln) amidotransferase subunit GatC, translating to MSVDAATVIRIAKLARIKLAPGEAEPLVGELNGILTWIEQLAEVDTSGVAPMTAVIPNTLRWRADAVTDGGVRDKVLANAPASEIGFFAVPKVIE from the coding sequence ATGTCCGTCGACGCCGCCACCGTCATCCGCATCGCCAAGCTGGCGCGGATCAAGCTCGCCCCCGGCGAGGCCGAGCCGCTCGTCGGGGAGCTCAACGGCATCCTCACGTGGATCGAACAGCTCGCCGAAGTCGACACCAGCGGCGTCGCGCCGATGACCGCGGTGATCCCCAACACCCTGCGCTGGCGCGCCGACGCGGTCACCGACGGCGGGGTCCGCGACAAGGTGCTGGCGAACGCCCCGGCGAGCGAGATCGGCTTCTTCGCGGTCCCGAAGGTGATCGAATGA
- a CDS encoding eCIS core domain-containing protein: protein MGYPGFDDPIAAIRATIAREQHKLFDRVVAGIGSAAGAAAGTARRNLFQRADDVCELLAAVPHRAANGIANLDRGWSARRLTAGETARVAEAYSGRVDPSAVRIVDGAGLSAIAAVAFLHGNPAITVGNTIYIKHEYYSADLTKTVGDVNMLVHEFMHVIQYKELGFARFGKRYLAEMRANGNDPDRLYDYKHRKLDFEHETLEGQAAIAGDYAGGRASPLAADQRNAAALRPRLRGTGIYGN, encoded by the coding sequence ATGGGTTATCCGGGGTTTGACGATCCCATCGCAGCGATCCGAGCGACCATCGCGCGCGAGCAGCACAAACTGTTTGATCGGGTCGTTGCTGGCATCGGCAGTGCGGCCGGCGCAGCAGCGGGGACTGCGCGGCGGAACTTGTTCCAGCGTGCAGACGACGTCTGCGAGCTTCTTGCTGCGGTGCCGCACCGCGCGGCAAACGGGATTGCAAACCTCGACCGCGGCTGGAGCGCCCGCCGGCTGACCGCTGGCGAGACGGCACGCGTGGCTGAAGCTTATAGCGGCCGCGTCGATCCAAGCGCGGTGCGGATCGTCGATGGTGCCGGGCTTTCGGCGATTGCCGCCGTCGCCTTCCTTCACGGCAATCCAGCGATCACGGTCGGCAATACTATTTATATCAAGCACGAGTATTATAGCGCAGACCTTACAAAGACGGTCGGCGACGTCAATATGCTGGTCCACGAGTTTATGCACGTGATCCAGTACAAGGAGCTGGGCTTCGCTCGCTTCGGCAAGCGTTATCTTGCCGAGATGCGCGCCAACGGCAACGATCCCGACCGGCTCTACGATTACAAGCATCGCAAGCTCGATTTCGAACACGAGACGCTTGAAGGACAGGCGGCTATCGCGGGGGATTATGCCGGCGGCCGGGCTTCACCGCTTGCCGCCGACCAGCGCAATGCCGCTGCATTGCGTCCTCGTCTGCGAGGGACTGGCATCTATGGCAATTAA
- the uvrA gene encoding excinuclease ABC subunit UvrA: protein MLTHISVRGAREHNLKDVDIDLPRDSLVVITGLSGSGKSSLAFDTIYAEGQRRYVESLSAYARQFLELMQKPDVDHIEGLSPAISIEQKTTSKNPRSTVATVTEIYDYMRLLWARIGVPYSPATGLPITAQTVSQMVDRVLALPEGTRLLLLAPIVRGRKGEYRKELGQLQKDGYQRVKIDGTLYEIADAPALDKKYKHDIDVVVDRIVVRPDIASRLAESFEAALKLADGLAIAEYADAPLTPDGEHVAAPEPERIVFSEKFACPVSGFTIAEIEPRLFSFNAPQGACPACDGLGEKLYFDPALIVPNEALTIAGGAVMPWAKSNPPSPYYQQVLASVGRAYGFTLKSKWSDLTPEAKAAVLTGTGSKAIALRFEDGRKTYEVNKAFEGVVANLDKRFRATESAWMREELSRYQSSAPCEVCHGARLRPEALSVKIDGETIADAVRRPVSQAYPWAKNLTAKLNPKDRQIAERIMKEIVERLGFLDNVGLDYLALDRKSGTLSGGESQRIRLASQIGSGLSGVLYVLDEPSIGLHQRDNDRLLITLKRLRDLGNTVLVVEHDEDAIRTADYVVDMGPGAGVHGGHVVAKGTLQDILDTPGSVTGDYLSGRRSVPVPAKRRKGSGKKLTVKGARSHNLHNVTASIPLGTFTCVTGVSGSGKSTFTIDTLFAAAARELNGARILAGAHDSVEGLQYLDKVIDIDQSPIGRTPRSNPATYTGAFTNIRDWFAGLPESLARGYKPGRFSFNVKGGRCEACTGDGLIKIEMHFLPDVYVTCDVCHGQRYNRETLEVKFKGKSIADVLDMTVEDGVEFFKAVPPIRDKLAMLLEVGLGYVQIGQQATTLSGGEAQRVKLAKELARRATGQTLYILDEPTTGLHFEDVRKLLEVLHALVDQGNTVVVIEHNLEVIKTADWVIDLGPDGGDKGGEIVAVGTPEQVAKVERSFTGGYLRGLLPAQ, encoded by the coding sequence ATGCTGACCCACATCAGCGTCCGCGGCGCGCGCGAGCATAACCTCAAGGACGTCGACATCGACCTCCCACGCGACAGCCTCGTGGTCATCACCGGCCTGTCGGGGTCGGGCAAGTCGTCCCTCGCCTTCGACACGATCTACGCCGAGGGCCAGCGGCGCTACGTCGAGTCGCTGTCGGCGTACGCGCGCCAGTTCCTCGAGCTGATGCAGAAACCCGACGTCGACCATATCGAGGGGCTCAGCCCGGCGATCAGCATCGAGCAGAAGACGACGAGCAAGAACCCGCGCTCGACCGTCGCCACCGTCACCGAGATCTACGACTACATGCGCCTGTTATGGGCGCGGATCGGCGTGCCTTATTCACCGGCGACCGGCCTGCCGATCACCGCGCAGACCGTCAGCCAGATGGTCGACCGCGTCCTTGCGCTCCCCGAGGGGACGCGGCTGCTACTGCTCGCGCCGATCGTTCGCGGGCGCAAGGGCGAGTACAGGAAGGAGCTCGGGCAGCTCCAGAAGGACGGCTACCAGCGCGTCAAGATCGACGGCACGCTGTACGAAATCGCCGACGCCCCCGCGCTCGACAAGAAGTACAAGCATGACATCGACGTCGTCGTCGACCGCATCGTCGTCCGCCCCGACATCGCCTCGCGGCTGGCCGAAAGCTTCGAGGCGGCGTTGAAGCTCGCCGACGGGCTGGCGATCGCCGAATACGCCGACGCCCCGCTCACCCCCGACGGCGAGCATGTCGCCGCGCCGGAACCCGAGCGCATCGTCTTCAGCGAGAAATTCGCCTGCCCCGTCAGCGGCTTCACCATCGCCGAAATCGAACCCCGGCTGTTCAGCTTCAACGCTCCGCAAGGCGCGTGCCCGGCGTGCGACGGCCTCGGCGAGAAGCTGTACTTCGACCCCGCGCTGATCGTGCCGAACGAGGCGCTGACAATTGCCGGAGGCGCGGTGATGCCGTGGGCGAAGTCGAACCCGCCCTCCCCGTATTACCAGCAGGTTCTCGCCAGCGTCGGCCGCGCCTATGGCTTCACCCTCAAGTCGAAATGGAGCGACCTCACCCCCGAGGCGAAGGCCGCCGTCCTCACCGGCACCGGGTCTAAGGCGATCGCGCTACGCTTCGAGGACGGGCGCAAAACCTATGAGGTCAACAAGGCGTTCGAGGGCGTCGTCGCCAACCTCGACAAGCGCTTCCGCGCCACCGAAAGCGCGTGGATGCGCGAGGAACTGTCGCGCTACCAGTCGTCGGCCCCGTGCGAGGTCTGCCACGGCGCGCGCCTCCGCCCCGAGGCGCTGAGCGTCAAGATCGACGGCGAGACGATCGCCGACGCGGTCCGCCGCCCGGTGTCGCAGGCGTATCCATGGGCGAAGAACCTCACCGCCAAGCTCAATCCAAAGGACCGCCAGATCGCCGAGCGGATCATGAAGGAGATCGTCGAGCGCCTCGGCTTCCTCGACAACGTCGGGCTCGATTACCTCGCGCTCGACCGCAAGTCGGGCACCTTGAGCGGCGGCGAGAGCCAGCGCATCCGCCTCGCGTCGCAGATCGGCAGCGGCCTGTCGGGGGTCCTCTACGTCCTCGACGAGCCGTCGATCGGCCTTCACCAGCGCGACAACGACCGGCTGCTGATCACGCTCAAGCGCCTCCGCGATCTCGGCAACACCGTCCTGGTGGTCGAGCATGACGAGGACGCGATCCGCACCGCCGATTACGTCGTCGACATGGGCCCCGGCGCGGGAGTCCACGGCGGCCATGTCGTCGCCAAGGGCACGCTCCAGGACATCCTCGACACGCCGGGCAGCGTCACCGGCGACTATCTCAGCGGGCGGCGCAGCGTCCCCGTCCCCGCCAAGCGCCGCAAGGGCAGCGGCAAGAAGCTCACCGTCAAGGGCGCGCGGTCGCACAACCTCCACAACGTCACCGCGTCGATCCCGCTCGGCACCTTCACCTGTGTCACCGGGGTCAGCGGCAGCGGCAAGTCGACCTTCACCATCGACACGCTGTTCGCCGCCGCCGCGCGCGAACTGAACGGCGCGCGCATCCTCGCCGGCGCCCACGACAGCGTCGAGGGGCTGCAGTATCTCGACAAGGTCATCGACATCGACCAGTCGCCGATCGGCCGCACCCCGCGCTCGAACCCCGCGACCTACACCGGCGCCTTCACCAACATCCGCGACTGGTTCGCCGGCCTCCCCGAGTCACTCGCGCGCGGCTACAAGCCCGGGCGGTTCAGCTTCAACGTCAAGGGCGGGCGGTGCGAGGCGTGCACCGGCGACGGGCTGATCAAGATCGAGATGCACTTCCTCCCCGACGTCTACGTCACCTGCGACGTCTGCCACGGCCAGCGCTACAACCGCGAGACGCTAGAGGTGAAGTTCAAGGGCAAGTCGATCGCCGACGTCCTCGACATGACGGTCGAGGACGGGGTCGAGTTCTTCAAGGCGGTCCCGCCGATCCGCGACAAGCTCGCGATGCTGTTGGAGGTCGGCCTCGGCTACGTCCAGATCGGCCAGCAGGCGACCACGCTCAGCGGCGGTGAGGCCCAGCGCGTCAAGCTCGCCAAGGAACTCGCGCGGCGGGCCACCGGCCAGACGCTCTACATCCTCGACGAACCCACCACCGGCCTCCACTTCGAAGACGTCCGCAAACTCCTCGAAGTCCTCCACGCCCTCGTCGACCAGGGCAACACCGTCGTCGTCATCGAACACAACCTCGAAGTCATCAAGACCGCCGACTGGGTCATCGACCTCGGACCGGATGGGGGGGACAAGGGCGGGGAGATCGTTGCGGTGGGGACGCCGGAGCAGGTGGCGAAGGTCGAGCGGAGTTTCACGGGGGGGTATTTGCGGGGGTTATTGCCTGCCCAGTGA
- a CDS encoding porin, which yields MSSSGRSRWLAATMLSAGLVASAGVAKPVHKAADARDKRIEALEAQVDRLTKIVTDMRDHPATVAATTPLPAPPAAGQVSATAPAQLASSVPTNGGDASPRATSPDQVRPVTTSVPGPSAGGVTLLAGKPSLQSPDGRFVANLHSVMQFDAASYSQAAAGPIATDLRRAGAVADTARARNLASGTNFRRARIGIDGKVFGDFDYNVLFEFGGAGVEDAGHIQELWLQYTGLKPFRFRVGAFPPSYGLEDQGSTNGSLFLERPAISDITRSVAGGDYREAGQLAASGSRWFANVALTTRVVGVANAAALGSAPSFNQSFGGIARVAVLPLVGDDYLLHLGAHGSRVFKVADNGGPDVAITGRYPVQFRERPELRVDGTRLIDTGTINASHVNTIGAEVAAQKGPVMVQGEVERITVERLASTLSNPHFTGFYVEGGWVLTGERRKYNPGTFAFDAPTVDHPFDFKQGTYGAFELAGRYSVTDLNYDQGKAGVAAPLDGIRGGKQKIIAAGLNWYLNPVIRFMFDYQHVEIDRLSPNATTYLTPVGAQIGQKYNVISLRSQLAF from the coding sequence ATGTCATCATCGGGTCGTTCACGCTGGCTGGCTGCGACGATGTTATCGGCTGGACTGGTCGCCAGCGCGGGCGTCGCGAAGCCGGTCCACAAGGCCGCCGACGCGCGCGATAAGCGGATCGAGGCGCTCGAGGCGCAGGTCGACCGGCTGACCAAGATCGTCACCGATATGCGCGATCACCCTGCAACGGTCGCAGCAACGACGCCGTTGCCGGCGCCCCCCGCCGCCGGCCAGGTCTCCGCCACCGCGCCGGCCCAGCTTGCGAGCAGCGTCCCGACCAACGGCGGCGATGCCTCGCCCCGCGCGACGAGCCCCGACCAGGTCCGCCCGGTGACGACATCGGTCCCGGGACCGAGCGCGGGCGGCGTCACGCTCCTCGCGGGCAAGCCGTCGCTGCAAAGCCCGGACGGACGTTTCGTCGCCAACCTCCACAGCGTCATGCAGTTCGACGCGGCCAGCTATTCGCAAGCCGCCGCCGGGCCGATCGCCACCGACCTGCGCCGCGCGGGCGCAGTCGCCGACACCGCCCGCGCGCGCAACCTCGCCAGCGGCACCAACTTCCGCCGCGCGCGGATCGGCATCGACGGCAAGGTGTTCGGCGACTTCGACTATAACGTGTTGTTCGAATTCGGCGGCGCGGGGGTCGAGGACGCCGGGCACATCCAGGAACTCTGGCTCCAATATACCGGGCTCAAGCCGTTCCGCTTCCGCGTCGGTGCCTTCCCGCCGTCGTACGGGCTGGAGGATCAGGGGTCGACGAACGGCAGCCTGTTCCTCGAACGCCCGGCGATCAGCGATATCACCCGCAGCGTTGCGGGCGGCGACTATCGCGAAGCCGGGCAGCTCGCTGCGTCGGGGTCGCGCTGGTTCGCCAACGTCGCCTTGACCACCCGCGTCGTTGGGGTCGCCAACGCAGCGGCGCTCGGCAGCGCGCCGTCCTTCAACCAGAGCTTCGGCGGCATCGCGCGCGTCGCGGTCCTGCCGTTGGTCGGCGACGACTATCTGCTCCATCTCGGCGCGCATGGCAGCCGCGTCTTCAAGGTCGCCGACAACGGCGGCCCCGACGTCGCGATCACCGGCCGCTACCCGGTCCAGTTCCGCGAGCGTCCCGAACTTCGCGTCGACGGCACTAGGCTGATCGACACCGGCACGATCAACGCCAGCCACGTCAACACGATCGGGGCCGAGGTCGCGGCGCAGAAGGGTCCGGTAATGGTTCAGGGCGAGGTCGAGCGGATCACCGTCGAGCGGCTCGCAAGCACCTTGTCCAACCCGCACTTCACCGGCTTCTACGTCGAGGGCGGCTGGGTCCTCACGGGTGAGCGCCGCAAGTACAACCCCGGCACCTTCGCCTTCGACGCGCCGACGGTCGACCACCCGTTCGACTTCAAGCAGGGCACCTATGGCGCATTCGAACTCGCCGGACGCTACTCGGTCACCGATCTGAACTACGATCAGGGCAAGGCCGGGGTTGCGGCTCCGCTCGACGGGATCCGTGGCGGCAAGCAGAAGATCATCGCCGCCGGGCTAAACTGGTACCTCAACCCGGTGATCCGCTTTATGTTCGACTATCAGCATGTCGAGATCGACCGCCTCTCGCCGAACGCCACGACCTACCTGACCCCGGTCGGTGCGCAGATCGGGCAGAAGTACAACGTCATCTCGCTGCGTTCGCAGCTCGCTTTCTAG
- a CDS encoding YkgJ family cysteine cluster protein: MATAPVPTITGEVVLRLEEETMTMTVTVPVGPTAMIDLLPLANAATGAIVERATARVVAAGRTVSCRAGCGACCRQPVPLAPAEARSLAALVAAMPVPEQAIVRNRFAAGQAAFAAANVPVRGDRIFGADLPEMRVRVAAYMAAYVACPFLVDESCSIHPDRPTACREYLVTSPAENCRSPTPETIARVELPGSISTAMANADCDLEGVRRVLLIDSLDWVATHPAPAPVRTGPELIQHVFAQLSKT, translated from the coding sequence ATGGCCACCGCTCCTGTCCCGACGATCACCGGTGAAGTCGTCCTGCGGCTCGAGGAGGAGACGATGACGATGACCGTCACCGTTCCGGTCGGGCCGACGGCGATGATCGATCTGCTGCCGCTGGCCAATGCCGCGACGGGGGCGATCGTCGAGCGCGCGACCGCGCGTGTGGTCGCCGCGGGTCGGACGGTGTCGTGCCGCGCCGGTTGTGGTGCGTGCTGCCGCCAGCCGGTCCCGCTCGCCCCGGCGGAGGCGCGGTCGCTCGCGGCGCTCGTCGCGGCAATGCCGGTGCCTGAGCAGGCCATTGTCCGCAACCGCTTCGCCGCGGGGCAGGCGGCCTTTGCGGCGGCGAACGTGCCGGTGCGCGGAGACCGCATTTTCGGTGCCGACCTGCCCGAGATGCGCGTGCGCGTCGCCGCCTATATGGCGGCGTATGTCGCCTGCCCGTTTCTCGTCGACGAGTCGTGTTCGATCCATCCCGACCGGCCGACCGCGTGCCGCGAATATCTGGTGACGAGCCCGGCCGAGAATTGCCGGTCGCCGACGCCCGAGACGATCGCCCGCGTCGAGCTGCCGGGATCGATCTCGACCGCGATGGCGAACGCCGATTGCGATCTCGAGGGGGTGCGCCGGGTGTTGCTGATCGACAGTCTCGACTGGGTCGCAACCCACCCCGCGCCGGCCCCGGTGCGGACCGGGCCCGAGCTGATCCAGCATGTCTTTGCGCAGCTGAGCAAGACGTAA
- the gatA gene encoding Asp-tRNA(Asn)/Glu-tRNA(Gln) amidotransferase subunit GatA, with protein sequence MSNELNGLTIAAMRDGLRAKTFSAVELAEVHIAAVEAARVLNAFIVETPDHARAAAVAADAALADGAARPLAGIPLGIKDLFATAGVQTTAGSKILEGFVPPYESTVTAKLFGDGAGMLGKLNMDQFAMGSSNETSAFGGVISPWRAAGSNQPLVPGGSSGGSAAAVSAMLCAGATGTDTGGSIRQPAAFVGISGIKPTYGRCSRWGVVAFASSLDQAGPMARDVRDCAILLQSMSGYDAKDATSLDIAVPDFEAALTGDMRGKRVGVPKEYRLDGMDARVAAVWDEGLRWLRDAGAETVEVSLPHTKYALPAYYIIAPAEASSNLARYDGVRYGLRVAPDGGSLDAMYEATRAAGFGPEVKRRIMIGTYVLSAGYYDAYYLQAQKVRALIAQDFARAWEHCDVLLTPTAPSAAFSPGDKADPLEMYLNDVFTVPSSLAGLPAMSVPAGLSAGGLPLGLQIIGRPLDEAGVLNASYALERAAGFVARPERWW encoded by the coding sequence ATGAGCAATGAACTCAATGGCTTGACCATCGCCGCGATGCGCGACGGGCTGCGGGCGAAGACCTTCTCCGCGGTCGAGCTGGCCGAAGTCCACATCGCCGCGGTCGAGGCGGCGCGGGTGCTCAACGCCTTCATCGTCGAGACCCCGGACCATGCCCGGGCGGCGGCGGTGGCGGCGGATGCGGCGCTGGCCGACGGCGCGGCGCGGCCGCTGGCGGGCATCCCGCTCGGGATCAAGGACCTGTTCGCCACCGCGGGGGTCCAGACGACGGCGGGGTCGAAGATCCTCGAGGGGTTCGTGCCCCCATACGAGTCGACCGTGACCGCCAAGCTGTTCGGCGACGGCGCGGGGATGCTCGGCAAGCTCAACATGGACCAGTTCGCGATGGGTTCGTCGAACGAAACCAGTGCCTTCGGCGGAGTGATCTCGCCGTGGCGGGCAGCGGGATCGAACCAGCCACTGGTCCCCGGCGGGAGCTCGGGCGGGTCGGCGGCGGCGGTGTCGGCGATGCTGTGCGCCGGGGCGACCGGCACCGACACCGGCGGCTCGATCCGCCAGCCGGCGGCGTTCGTCGGCATCTCGGGGATCAAGCCGACCTATGGCCGCTGCTCGCGCTGGGGGGTGGTGGCGTTCGCCTCGTCGCTCGACCAGGCCGGACCGATGGCCCGGGACGTGAGGGACTGCGCGATCCTCCTCCAGAGCATGTCGGGGTATGACGCCAAGGACGCGACCTCGCTGGACATCGCGGTGCCCGACTTCGAGGCGGCGCTGACCGGGGATATGCGCGGGAAACGGGTCGGGGTGCCGAAGGAGTACCGGCTCGACGGGATGGATGCGCGGGTCGCGGCGGTGTGGGACGAGGGGCTGCGCTGGCTGCGCGACGCCGGGGCCGAGACCGTCGAGGTGTCGCTGCCGCATACCAAGTACGCCCTCCCCGCTTATTATATCATCGCCCCGGCAGAGGCATCGTCGAACCTCGCCCGCTACGACGGGGTCCGCTACGGCCTGCGGGTCGCCCCCGACGGCGGGAGCCTCGATGCGATGTACGAGGCGACGCGCGCGGCGGGCTTCGGACCCGAGGTCAAGCGCCGGATCATGATCGGGACGTACGTCCTGTCGGCGGGCTATTACGACGCGTACTACCTCCAGGCGCAGAAGGTCAGGGCGTTGATCGCGCAGGACTTTGCCCGGGCATGGGAGCATTGCGACGTGCTGCTGACCCCGACCGCGCCGTCGGCGGCGTTCTCGCCCGGGGACAAGGCCGACCCGCTCGAGATGTACCTCAACGACGTCTTCACCGTGCCGTCTTCGCTGGCAGGGCTACCTGCAATGTCGGTCCCGGCGGGGCTGTCGGCGGGGGGGTTGCCGCTTGGGCTGCAGATCATCGGGCGGCCGCTCGACGAGGCGGGAGTGCTCAACGCGAGCTATGCTCTCGAACGCGCGGCAGGCTTCGTTGCACGGCCTGAACGCTGGTGGTAG
- the modA gene encoding molybdate ABC transporter substrate-binding protein produces MLNLARIVFAALTTIVVAAPLSAAETQVAVAANFTEPAKEIAAAYLKATGNTAVLSFGSSGAFYTQMAHGAPFEVFLSADADRPKKAEQDGLAVPGSRFTYAIGRLVLYSTIPGLVDAQGAVLKGGKFTHISIADPTAAPYGTAAMQTMTKLNVLATLTPKIVKGSSITQAYQFVATGAAELGFVAQSQVITVAGGSRWLVPMTLHKPIDQQAVLLWTGAKNPAAAAFVKFLKGPEAVAIIKRYGYEVH; encoded by the coding sequence ATGCTCAATCTTGCCCGTATTGTCTTCGCGGCGCTGACGACGATCGTCGTCGCCGCCCCGCTCAGCGCCGCCGAGACCCAGGTCGCCGTCGCCGCCAATTTTACCGAGCCCGCAAAGGAAATCGCCGCCGCCTACCTCAAGGCAACCGGCAACACCGCCGTCCTCAGCTTCGGCTCGTCCGGGGCGTTTTACACGCAGATGGCGCACGGCGCGCCGTTCGAGGTGTTCCTGTCCGCCGACGCCGACCGTCCGAAAAAGGCCGAGCAGGACGGCCTCGCTGTTCCCGGCAGCCGCTTCACCTACGCGATCGGCCGCCTCGTGCTGTACTCGACCATCCCCGGTCTGGTCGACGCGCAGGGTGCGGTACTGAAAGGCGGCAAGTTTACTCACATCTCGATCGCCGATCCGACCGCCGCGCCTTATGGCACCGCCGCCATGCAGACGATGACGAAGCTCAACGTCCTCGCCACGCTGACGCCGAAGATCGTCAAGGGCAGCTCGATCACCCAGGCGTACCAGTTCGTCGCGACCGGGGCAGCCGAACTCGGCTTCGTCGCACAGAGTCAGGTCATCACCGTCGCCGGCGGCTCGCGCTGGCTCGTGCCGATGACGCTCCACAAGCCGATCGACCAACAGGCGGTGCTGCTGTGGACCGGGGCCAAGAACCCCGCCGCCGCCGCCTTCGTCAAATTCCTCAAGGGGCCCGAGGCGGTCGCGATCATCAAGCGCTACGGGTACGAAGTCCACTGA